The following are from one region of the Candidatus Binatia bacterium genome:
- a CDS encoding cytochrome P450 — protein MPPDVYYDPYDFQIDEDPYPVWKRLRDERPLYYNDKYDFYAVSRFDDVEAGLKDFARLQSGRGTLLEIIKSDVQLPKGMVIFEDPPSHQCYRGLLSRVFTPRRILELEPKVRKFCADALDPLVGQDGFDFVVDLGAKMPMRVIGMLLGIPEEDQQEIRNQIDSGLRLESGEMPEFEVGALQNSASQGEFSTYIDWRAKNPSDDLMTALLQAEFEDHTGVRRRLTREEVLGYVGLLAAAGNETTTKLIGWAAKLLSENPDQRRALANDPTLIPNAVEEVLRYEAPSPIQARFVAEDVEYHGTAVPKDSTILLLNASANRDERKFEDADRFDVRRQFDHHLSFGYGIHFCLGAALARLEAQMALEEVLKRFPDWTVDLDRAVRARTSTVRGWDSLPVVTR, from the coding sequence ATGCCGCCCGACGTGTACTACGACCCGTACGACTTCCAAATCGACGAAGACCCCTACCCCGTCTGGAAGCGCCTCCGGGACGAGCGGCCGCTTTACTACAACGACAAGTACGACTTCTACGCCGTGAGCCGGTTCGACGACGTGGAAGCTGGCCTCAAGGACTTCGCGCGCCTGCAGTCCGGTCGTGGAACCTTGCTCGAGATCATCAAGTCCGACGTGCAACTTCCCAAGGGCATGGTGATCTTCGAAGATCCGCCGAGCCACCAGTGCTACCGCGGACTGCTGTCCCGTGTGTTCACCCCGCGACGCATCCTCGAACTCGAACCTAAGGTGCGTAAGTTCTGCGCGGACGCACTCGATCCCCTCGTCGGGCAGGACGGCTTCGACTTCGTGGTCGACCTCGGCGCCAAGATGCCGATGCGTGTGATCGGGATGCTGCTCGGCATCCCGGAAGAAGATCAGCAGGAGATCCGCAACCAGATCGACAGTGGCCTTCGCCTCGAATCCGGCGAGATGCCAGAATTCGAGGTCGGCGCACTTCAGAACTCGGCCAGCCAAGGGGAGTTCAGCACGTACATCGATTGGCGGGCGAAGAATCCATCGGACGACTTGATGACGGCACTACTGCAGGCCGAATTCGAGGATCATACCGGCGTGCGGAGGCGCCTTACTCGCGAAGAAGTTCTCGGCTACGTCGGCCTCCTCGCCGCCGCGGGCAACGAGACGACGACCAAGCTGATCGGATGGGCGGCCAAACTTCTGTCCGAGAACCCCGACCAACGGCGCGCCTTGGCGAACGATCCCACACTCATACCCAACGCCGTCGAAGAGGTGCTGCGCTACGAGGCGCCGTCGCCCATCCAAGCGCGTTTCGTCGCCGAAGACGTGGAGTACCACGGCACCGCCGTGCCCAAGGACAGTACGATCCTCCTCTTGAACGCCTCGGCGAACCGCGACGAACGCAAGTTCGAGGACGCAGATCGATTCGACGTGCGCCGTCAGTTCGACCACCACTTGTCCTTCGGGTACGGGATCCACTTCTGCCTCGGCGCCGCACTGGCCCGACTGGAAGCGCAGATGGCGCTCGAGGAGGTTCTGAAACGTTTTCCGGATTGGACCGTCGATCTCGACCGCGCCGTCCGGGCCCGCACGTCTACGGTGCGTGGCTGGGACAGCCTTCCGGTCGTCACGCGCTGA